A window of Methanoregula sp. genomic DNA:
CACCGGTTACATAAATGTGGACCCTTCCGTCAGGTAAATTCATAACCGTTCCGCTAAGTTTCAAATCGGTGGCGATTCTCCGTACGCATGCCCTGAATCCGACTTTCTGGACCCTTCCCGAGATGAATATTTCTATTGTTTTCACCATCAGATCCCCTGCATAATTTTAATTGCATGTCCGAGTTCATCGAACACTTCATCACGGAGAGTTGACTGGCGAATATTTGTCGCTGCGTCAATGGCACAATCAAGGACATCCTGAGCAGCACTTTCACAACCAGCAGCATGACTCTTCATAGCAATATCACACATAACATAAGCCCTTCGGGAAAGTGGCCGGATTATCTGCGCCTCTTTTATTGCACTTTGCATCATGCGTTTTGAGAGTTTTCTATTGCCTTCTCTTCTGAATAGAATTGAAAGGTCACAGAAAAAGATCGCTTCTTTTCCGCGATCGGCAACCGAACGGATAATTCGTTCAAGTGAGGCTATCTGGTTGGGATGAGCCCCGTCATCAATAATTTTTTCCGACACTGCCCTGATCTTACTATAATGACTGGGAATCTCATGAGACTCTTTTTGCCCCAGCTGCATAAAGCGATGATGTCTCAACTCATCATCGGTAATAGTCTTTGTAGTATCAATTGCATAGCTGAAATATTTCTTATTATTCCGTGTTGTGTACAGCATCGAATATGTCTGGGCAACATTGTCGCGGATTGTGTCAGCGATATACTGGATATTGATATGTTTTGTTAATGTATCTGCCTTTTTTAGTAAAGGCAGGAATGCTTCATCTTTACTATATTGAAGTGAGAAAGGGATAATATCCAGAATTATTGATGCCCGTTCATAGGGTGAGGGTATTTTTTCTGCAGCCTCCACCATTAAAGTGAGCAATTCAACACATTGATCACTATCGTAACTTACCATTCGGAACATTGCAATAAGTGAATTGATGTAATCGACTGGTTCTTTGATTTTCGATACGATATTGAATGCGACATTAACTAATGAATTGTCGGGAGTGATTGTGTTAAGGCTGACGATTGCAAAAATAATCTGCCGGCGGGCAATCGTGCTATTGGGAAATTCTACGGATTCCAGAATTTGAATTCCCACATCAAGGCAATTCTTTGCCATTTTCTGATCGATATGGCAGAATAGTGTTGTCAGATCCGCTAAAACAATTACTTTCTGATATTCTGCCGGAAGATTTTGTAATGAATCAAAAACTTCTTTGAGAATTTCTGATGAATGTTCCGTATCCCCCGATTTAAATGCAGAATCTGCAAGGTTTAGTAACCCTGTGAGACGATTGTAGGGATCTTGTATCAAGTGAAGGACGCGATACATCAGATTGATAGTAATTGGATTTGATCGGGCTCGTTCACTTCTCTGAAGGAGGTATGCCATTATTTCATAGGGATCAGTCGAACCGTGAAGGGGAGTATCCTCGTTGAGGTTTGAGATAATCCGGGACATCATCGCATCCCGTTCTAATGCATTACTGATTTCAACAGAGTATATCGCAAGAGGGATAATAAAATCCGGATTGTCACTCGTTTTTGAATAGGAGATTATCACATCTATTAATCCAGCAATTTTAAGGGAGATCTGTTGGGGTTTTACACTTTTTTTAATTATCTCCAGAGCGCGCTCGAATGGAGGTACAGTCATTGAAACCTCTTGAGTACGTGATTGAATTAACGGTTCTTTGAGTAAAATACATCCAATTTCAATAAAACACTTAGCAATACGTTCAAGTAATTGGGTTTTTAATGCAGGTGCATCGATATCCTGTGCGATTATGTACGCCTTTTCGAGCGCCTCAGGTGATCGGTTATCAATTGAGTATTTTATTATTCCCTCAATGATGTTAGCCATTGCCAAGACTGCCAGATCTTTTTCAAGAAGGGAATTGCTCCATTCTTTCATTCTTAAAAGGAGATCAAGATCTCCCTGCTGAGCTGCCAGGATCGCTGCTTCATCGATAATCCTGCTCAATGTGGCAGATCGGGTTTTTTGTCCATTTATCTGGCAGGTCAGTCCAACAGCTCTCTGAAGGAAATCACGGTTTTTTCGCTGCACACCAATTTGGGCAATTTTTATGACAATACTTGAAATAGCTCGTTCTTTTAATGACAATTCTTTGATAGAATCCGCGAGTTTTATCAGGATATCCGGTTCATGAGTATTGAGGATACCCCGGTCCACAAGAAGGGTGATGCATTCAAGAAAGAGAGAATCCCTTCGGGGATGTAAAAGGATAAGATCTTTCATAGAATGGATATGGGGGATTATTTCATCAAAAGAAGAGTCCTTAGAAATTTTAATGACTGCCTGATATATCGCATTATAGGAAATTTCTACGGGAATCGTCTGGAGAATTGAACTGTTAATCTTTGCAATTGAATTCTTTTTTACTCCAGTGATCAGGAGATTGGTTAAGCAATCTGTGTAGGAAGAAATATTTTCGGATTCATGATTGACTTTCCCAAATATGTCGAGTGCTGATTCAAAATCTCCTGAACTGACAATAATTTGTGAAAACTGAAAATAAACCCGGGATAAATATTCAGTATTGCAGTTTTTTTCAATAATGGGTACCAGTTCAGAAAGCATGTTTATTTCATTCGAGTGACGGGAAACAGAGATTCCTGCTTTGATTATCTCCCGTATTGGGTATTTATCAGGATTTTTTTCAAGCTGTTGAAGTGTCATTGCAGATTCAAGATACCAGATATCTCCTGATTGCTCTGCCTTCCTGAGAAGATCAATGATAAGAGTTCCCGTAACAAAGGGTAGGGTCTCACAGAGGGATTGTAGTATTTTGGCGATCTTTTGTTT
This region includes:
- a CDS encoding acylphosphatase codes for the protein MVKTIEIFISGRVQKVGFRACVRRIATDLKLSGTVMNLPDGRVHIYVTGELMILEKFVSMVYGCPRAVIRDLRQSEIQLKVFDDFSIIKGEGRISTGL